GTCCGCCAATAACTTTATGACCTCGTCGCCGCGGCTGTGGCCGTAGTAGTCGTTGTAACCCTTGAAGTTGTCCAGGTCGAGATATAACAACGTAAAGGGTGTGCGTTCCGCCAGGAGCCTCTCCACGTGTCCCTGGACGGCTATTTGCCCGGGTAGGCTGGTCAGCGGATTCCGCTCGCGCTGCGACCGCGTCCGCGAGAGGACCATCTTCACGCGGGCCTCCAGCTCCTCGCGGCTGAAGGGTTTGGTTATATAATCGTCGGCGCCCACTTCCATCCCGCGGACCTTGTCTTTAATCTCTTTCTTCGCGGTCAACATAATGACCGGTATTCTGCTGGTCCAGAAGCCGCTCTTCAGGCGGCGGCAGACCTCGATGCCGTCCATCTTGGGCAACATCAGGTCGAGCAATATCAGGTCCGGCGAATACTCTTCGGCCATGGCCAGCGCCGTCTCGCCGTCGTTGGCCTGGACGACCTCGAAACCCCAGTTCTCGAGGTTGAAGTTGATTATCTCGCGTATGTTCGGCTCGTCCTCGACGACGAGGACGCGCTCCCGGGGGCCGCTTTGTCCAGCCATAATCCTATATGCGCTGAAAGCGCGGGCCCGCTTATACGCAGGCCGTGAAGCAGCTTGGGCCGTAAACGAGCCGCGGGCCTAACGGACTATAACGAAAGTATCGGAGGTCGTATCGGTCTCGCCGACGAGGTTGACGGTGAGGGGTTGCCCCTCGACGGCCGTTATCTGCTTGGAATAAATAATATTCGCTTTGCCGACGTCGTCGGTGGGGACCTGGCGTCCGGACCAACAGGACAGCGCGAGGGTATGCGTCCCGGCGGGAACCTTAACGGCGAACGACCCGGGCTCGAGGGTGCGCTTCGTCGTGCCGACGCCGGTCTCGGCCGTCGTGAAGGAATATATCGACTGCCACTGGTCTTTATAGTATATCCTCTTCCCGTCGAGGTAAGCGGCATACCATACGTTGAGGTCCGCCTGCGACGTAACGACGTACTTCCCGTCGACCTTGACGGTCAGGTCCACCAGCTTGCCGGGCGCGGTGGTCGATTTATCGCCCGAGACCCGCCCCGTAACGTTGGTCCCGCCTTCGCCGCCGTTTCCGGTCGTCGCGGGGGGCGTTCCCCCCGGCTTCCGCATTATCATATAGCGGACCAGCTCGTCGGAGGCGCCGGCCTCGCTTAACTCGATCAAGTCTTCCGTGGAGAGGTTGAAGTAGGAACCGGTTTTCTCGATGTTGGCGGTAATAACGCTGTCGCTTACGTCCTTATCCAGGAGTTTGACGACCTCGTCGACGGTCATCGGCTGGGCCCACGCGGCCGCGGGGACGAGCGCGACGGCGGCGGCCAAAACCACGCCATAAAGCTTTTGCGCCATAACGAACTCCTCTACGTAGTCGAAAAAGCCCCTAACCGCTTCCGGTAAAAATATCACATATAGACGGCGATGTCAATTTATCTCGGCGGCTTCCCGGGCCTCGATTGACACGGGCTAAGGGGTATGCTACTTTCGGGGCGAATATGGGTTACCGCCCGGGGAGCGCCGCGAAGTGGGCTATAACGCTTTTGGTGCCGGTCGCAGGGGGCGCCCTCGCGACGTACCGCGAGTTGGTATGGGGCGCGGCCGCGGTCGCGGCCTTGGTAGCCGTGCCGCGCCTGAGGCGGTACGCCGGGCCGGTCGGCGTCGCTTTCGGCCTCCTCGTGCTCGCCCGGGTCGCGGCCGCCGTAACGGCGCGGGGCGCCGTGGCCGTCTTTTTGGGGTTCGCCGCCCTCGCCGCCGCGGCCTGCGTCCTCGCTTTATGGCGGCGAAAAGGAGGCGACGCACCCCGCGGGGCGCAATGGGTCGCCGCCTTCACCGCCGCGGGCGCGGTAGCCGCGGCCGGCGCGGCAGCGCTTCTCGCCGGGCCGGCCACGCTCAACCTGGTACTCGCTCCCCTTGCCGCGCTGGCGGCGATAGGCGCGGTCCCGGCGGCCGAAAAGCTATCCCGCGCCGCGTTCCTGGCGTTGGTAACGGGCCTCGCCCTCGGCTCGATAAAGGGCGGCGTGAGCTCCGGCCTGGCTCGCGCCGCGGAAGGAGCGCTCGCGCGGGGCGATTACGCGGCCGCGGGCACGTACGCCCGGTACGCCGCGTTTACGGGCGGCGGCGACCGCGCCGACCTAATACGCCTCGAGGCCGCCGCGGCAGGCGGCGCCCCGTGGGCCGAACTGGAAGCCGCGTACCGCGAACGCGACCGCCTCTCGTCGCCCCGGCCCTTCGACGCCGCGTTGGCGTCGGCGGCCTTCGCGCGCGGCGACTACGAGGAGGCCGCGATGTACGGCGACCTCGCGACGACGGCCTCGCCGACGTCGCCGCTCCGCGATAAGCCGATACCGCGCGACGACGTGTACGACGCGTTCGTCGCCGGCACCGAGAGGCCCTTCGCCCGGGCGTGGGCTGAGCTGTGGCTCGGCAACTACCCGAAGGCAGCGTCGGCGTTCTCGGCGTTGGCCCCCGCCGACCCGGACGCGCGGTGGTACGAGGCGTTCGCGCTGGAGCGGGCCGGCGACCGGGAGGCCGCGGCGGACATCTACGAAAACATTTGGCGAGGCGACCGCCGCCGACTCCGCGCCGGCTTCGGCCTATTGCGGACGGGCAATTACCGGGGCCTGCGCGGGGAGATATGGCGCACGCTCCGAAAACGCTACGGCGTCCGCTTTACGGGAAAGAAACTCGAAACGACGAGCGGCTTTCTCCTCACCAAACGCCGCCTGGCGCTGGGGCAGACGCCGGCTACGTTGACCTTCGACGGCGGCGGCCGGAGGCCCATAGCTATAATAGCCGAGAGCTACGGCGTTCAGGGACTTTACCCCATAGTTACGTTAACGGTCAACGGCGAACCCGTTCGCACTTTTTACGCGGACGTACCGGGGGAAAATATCTACCATGCCGAGGTTCGCCTACGGGAGGAGGAAAACGAAATAGGATTGGTGTACGAGAACGACTTCTTAGACCCAACGTACGGCTACAACCGCGACATCTTCATACGGGAAGTGCGGATAGGCCGTGACGCCGAAAAACGGTAAATACCGGGTCCTATTGGGTGTGGTATTAGCGGCGGTCGCACTTGACGCTGTTCTCGTCTTCGCGCTCGAGCTGCACCCGGCCCTTGTAGCGACCGTCGTCATAACGGTCGGCCTCGCTTTGGTTTCGGCGTTAACGGGCCTTGCGCAGCGCCACCGCTGGCTACTACCGCTGCTATTCTGGACCGCGCTGTCGCTGCCCATCGTAAAACATCTCGGCCGGGGCGAAGGCCTGCCGGCCATAAACGCCGACCACTTAATAGTCTACCCCGTCGACCCCGTGATATTAATCGGCCTGGTGTGGGCGCTGGTCTCAACCGCTCGAGGGAGGACCGCGCCGCGTGTCGATATAAAGGGCCTCGTGGCAGCCGCCGCCAAGCTATTCAAACCGGACCTTATGGCTTGGGTGATATTGGCAGTAAGCGGGGCGACGGCACTATCGATATTCCCTGCGATTTTCCAGGCGCCGGCGGTTTTCGCCCTCTTGGACGTCGCGCGCATCTACGCCGTGTACGTCCTCTTCCGATACCTGGCCGCGCGGGGAACGAAGCCGGTACTGGTGGGTTTATTCGTCGTTGCCGCCGGCCAGGGTATTCTCTGCGTCGTCGAGCTATTCGCGCAAAACAACTTCGGCCTGTGGCAGCAACCGGGGTGGGCGAACTTCTCGGTCCCCGGGCTAACCGGCGTTTGGAAGGAGATATCCGTCGCGAGGTGCGGCGGGACCTTCGGGCCCAACATCACGGCCCAGTTCTTCCAGGTGGTTTTGCCGTTCGGCGCCGTCTTATTCCTTACCGCCCGGAAGGACGTCCCGGCGCAACGGGCGAAATATTTGATTTTACTACTCCTGATGATATTCGCGCTGTCCGCGACTTTCTCGCGGGGCGGGTGGTTGGGCGCCGGCACGGCGATAGGCGTCCTCCTCGTAATCGCCTCGTTCAAAAGGAAGAAGCTCGGCGCCCCGTACTGGTCGGTCGCGACTTTGATAATGCTGGGCGCCGTCCTGCTTCTGCCCGCAACCGCCGTTATCGCGTGTCGTAACGCCACCGGCGACTCGCTCGGGACCGCGACCCGCCTCGAGGAGTGGTCCGCAGCTTTCGAGATGATTAAGAACCACCCCCTCCTCGGCGCCGGCAAGGGGAATTACGTCGGCATAACGCGCCTTAGCCAACCTTGGGCCCTCAGGTACCCGGTCCACAACGTCTACCTCCTATACTGGGCCGAAACGGGCCTTGTCGGCTTACTGTCCTTCGTCGCCCTGCTTTTCTCGTCGTTCCGGCTCGCCGCGCGGGCCTTGCGGAAGAATACCGGAGGCAACGCGGCCTTCGGCGCCGCCGCGCTGGCGGCTTTTACGGGCCTTGCGGTGCGGATGTTGGTGTCGATGTCGTTCATCCACCCCCTGGTGAACCTCACGTTTATCGCGTTAGCGGGCGCCGTGGCCGCCGCGGCGGCGAACGCTACGCCGGCGGAAGACGCCGGGGCCGGCGCGGCCGCGTCCCCGGACGCAACGCCCTAACGTTTAAGGTACGCGTCGACGTTGAACGGGAAAAACGCTAAACTCAAAACTGTTGTCGAAGTCGGCGCCGCGACCCTCGTCGGCGCCGCGGCGGCCTATTTAGCCGTCGGCCGCGGCGCAGTCCTCGCGGCCGTTGTCGCCCTCGTCGCCGGCCTGGCCATTATCGCCGTCGCGGCGGGCTGGCCGTCCCGCCGGCCCTGGCTCCTGCCGGTTTTCTTCTGGGCCGCGCTCTCGGTCCCGCTCGTAAAACACCTCGGCCCCGGCGGCGGCATCCCCGCCGTCAACGCCGACCACGTCGTCGCCTACCCGGTCGACTTCGTAATACTCCTCGGCCTGGCCTGGGTATTCCTATCCAGGTTTAAGGAGGAGCGACGTACGCGCGAAAGGCCGGCGGCGCTGGGTCGCGCGCTGGCGGCCTTATTCAAACCGGACCTCATCTCCTGGGCCGTAGCGGCCTCGGCCGTCGCGACGGCGCTTTCGCTCTACCACGCGCCGAGGCTCGAGCCGACTTTATCCGCGTTGGTAGACGTGGCACGCCTTTACGCCGTATACGTACTCTTTCGGCAGCTGGCCGCCGCCGGGCCGCGGCCGGTCCTGGTGGGCCTTCTCGCCGCGGCCGCGGCGCAAAGCGCGCTCTGCCTACTCGAGTTCTTCGCGCAGAATAACTTCGGCCTGTGGGAAAAACCCGGCTGGGGCGCGTTCATCTTCACCGGCGCGAGTCCGGAGGCCGCGCGGTTTCTGATAGCGCGCGCCGGCGGGACCTTCGAGCCCAACGTGACGTCGCAATTCCTCCAGATGGCGCTGCCGTTTGCCGCGGTTTATTTCCTGACCGCGGCCGCGAAGCGGCGCATCCCGTACGTGGCCACCTTCCTATTGGCCGCGGCGGCGATGTTCGTTACCTTCTCCCGCGGCGGCTGGTTCGGGGCGGCGGTGGCTCTGGCGGTCGTCGTCGCCGGCGCGTGGTTGAAGAAGCAGGCCGTGGGCGCGCGTACGGGGGCGCTCGCGGCTATGGCCGCGGCGGGCGTCATATTGCTCATACCGGCGGTCGCGGTCGTCCTGGCGCGCGGCGCCCAGGGCGACCAGCTGTCCGCGGCCTATCGCCTCGCCGACTGGCGCGCCGCCTTCGCGATGATTCGGGACCACCCGCTGCTCGGCATGGGTAAAGGCAACTACCTCGAGCTGGCGCGCTTCTACAACCCGTGGACGCTCGAGTACCCGGTCCACAACGTCTACCTGCTGTCGTGGGCCGAGACCGGCGTTTTGGGGCTGGGCGCCTTCGTCGCGCTGCTGGTCGGAGCTTTCCGGGCCGCCGTGCGCGCCGTCCGCGGGAATACCGGCGTCGACGCCGCCTTCGGCCTGGCCGCTTTCGCGGCCTTCACCGGCGTCGCCTTGCGGATGTTCGTCTCGATGTCTTTCGTGCACCCGTTCGTAAGCCTCTCCTTCGTCGCACTCGCGGCCGCCGCGGCGGCCGCCCGGCCCCCCTCGGCCCGTTAAACCGTGGCGCGCGTCGTCCTCATAGGGTTGGACGGCTTCGGCTACGACTTCGCCAAGCGGAGCTTCGCCGCCGGGTTAATGCCGTTCCTGGCCGACCGCGCCGCGGCCGGCGCTTTCGGCGCCGCGACCTCGACCATACCCCCCGTCTCCACCGCGGCCTGGACGACGGTAACCACCGGCGTCGGCGTCGGCAGGCACGGCATCGTGGACTTCCGCCGCCGCGAGATGGCGAACTACGGCTTCGCCAAGCCGGGGCGGTTGATAAACAGCACCGACGTACTGGTACCGCGCGTCTACGACCTCGCGAGCCGGGCCGGCCTGAGGTCCTTCATCCTGAATCTCCCGGTAACTTACCCGGCGGCCCCCGTCAACGGCGTCCTGGTGGCGGGGGTCCTCACGCCGCCGGGTAGCGACCGGGGGTATTGGCCGCCCGACTTCCGGAAGTACTTGGCCGGATACGCCTACGACCTCGACGAACCGGTGCCGGCCGGCCTGGCCTCGCTGTCCCGGCGGCTCGAGGAGTTGGCGGCTTCCCGCGCGCGGGTGGCCGCGGCGGCGTTCGCCCGCGAGCGCTTCGACTTGGCGGTAGTGGTCTTCACCGGCCCGGACCGCCTCTTCCACCGCTTCTACGACGACGCCTACGCGGGGGCCGGGCCCGACGACTTCCCGGCGGCCGCGGCGTCCTACTTCCGGGCGCTGGACGCGGCGTGCGAAAAGGTGTACGAGGCCTTCGGCGCCGACGCGGCGCTCATCGTCTGCTCGGACCACGGCTTCGGCCCGGGCCCGGACAAAGCTTTCTTCGTCAACCGCCTGCTTAAGAAAGAAGGCTTGCTGTCGGTCCGTGCGGACCCCGCCTCGTACGCCGTAAACGTCCTCTTAGGCGGAATAAAGAAGTTGTTCGGCGGCGGCCGGCCGCTGCCCGTGAATTGGCGCCGCACCGCGGCCTACGGCTTCCCGATGTACATGCGTTGGGGCGGCGTCGCCCTGAACGTCGCGGGCGAACAACGGGAGGGGAAGGTGCGGCCGGCGGAGGTGGCCGCGGTAGCGGAAGACGTTAAGCGGACGCTGCTGGCCGTCGCGGCGCCGGCCCCGGGCCTCGTAGAATGGGTTAAAACGCGCGACGAACTATACGCCGGGCCGGTCACGGCCGACCAACCGCACCTGGTCTTCCAAGTGCGCCGCGACGCCGTCGTGACGGAGGGAAAAGGACCCGGGCCGCTGGTCGCGCCGTACCGAAACGCCGCCAAAAAGGGCGAACACGCCGTCGAGGCGATGGCGCTCGTCGTCGGCGCGGGCGTGCCCGCCGGCGAAAGCCTCGCGATGAAGCTCGAGGACATAGCGCCAACCGCGGCCGACTTCCTGGGGCTCGAGTGGCGCGGGATGGACGGCGAGCCGTGGGGTAAGGGCCGGCCGCGTTAAGCACGAGAGCGCGCGGGCGTTTTTACCTTGACGGCCTTCGGAATAATGGTTTATAATATCGCAAGTTACAAAATACTAAATATCAGTAAAATCTTGTGGCGTACATCTAATGGCACGTTTAACGCCCAGAGAAGAAGCTAAGCTTCGCCAATACGAGGATTTGCTCAGGCGGGAGTCGCACGCGCTGATCTTCGCGCCGCTCGCCAGCCTCTACGCGCGACAGTTCGACTTCCAAAAGGCGGTCGACGTCCTGCGGCGCGGCCTGGCGATATACCCCAACTACTTCAGCGCGCACGTCCTCCTCGCCCGGTGTTATATCGCTTTGGACAATTTCGACGCCGCGGCCGCCGACCTCGAGAGCGTACTCGGGGCGGACCCGTACAACGTATCCGCGCTGGGCCTGTTGGGCGACGAGATGCGCAACCGCGGCCGGTTGGCCGAAGCCCGCGATCACTATTTGAAGATACTCGAGATCGAACCCGATAACGAGGAATACGCGTACAAGCTGGAACTGCTCAACACGTTGATCGAGGGGAGCCCCTTTGCCCGGGAGGCGGAGGTCGCCGTAGAGGAGGCCGAAGCGATAACGCCGCCGACGCCGGAGGTAATAGAAGTCCCGCCCGTGCCTCCCGAAGTCGAAGAGGTGGAGACGGCTCCCGTCCTCGAGGAAGCGGAGTTGGCGGCGGCCCAGCCCGCGGAAGCCGGGCCGGCGGCGGCCGAGCTCGAGGAAGCGGAGGCCGGGCCGGAGGAAATCGCGACCCTCACGCTGGCCAAGATATACGAGGACCAAGGGTTCTTCGTGCGCGCGCGGGAGGTAATAGACAACGTCCTGGCGCGCGAACCGGACAACGCCGCCGCCCTGGAGGCCCGCGACCACATGGAAACGCTCGTAGCGGGGGAAGAATCGCCGACCGGGGCTTCGGTCGTCCGATTAATCCAGAAGGTGGAAGCGGTATCCGGTTTGCTGGAGCACGACGAGCTCGAGCTGTGGGAAGAGGTCTCGGCCGGGGTGGAGGACGCGCTGAGCGGCTTCGAAGAGATTACGGTGGCGCAAGCGGTGGCGGCCGCCGCGGGTTTGAGGTCGTTCGACGACTTCACGCTCGGCCGCGACAACCGCGCCGCCTGGGAACTGGACATGCCCGGCGTAGCGGCGACGGCGGGGGAGGCGGGCGCCGAGGAGATGGACGTGGAGTTGCCGCTGTCGCCGGCGTTCGACGGGTCGGCCGGCGTCAACGTCGCCGAGTTGGCGGCTCGAGCCGCACCCGGGATAGCGGGCGAGGACCTGTTCAGCATAGGATTGGGGGAAACCCGGGCCGAGGGCGTCGATAGCGTCGACCTCGCCGGGGTCGTTCCCGCGCGCAAGGGGGAAACGGGGGCCGAAGAATTCGCCCTCCCCGCCGGAGCGGAGGCCGCCGCCCCCGTAGAGGAAGCGGCCGAGGTTGGAGTTGGCGAGGCCGCCGGCGAGGACGAGCTGGCGGTAAGGCCGGAGCGATACCAACCGCGCAAGCCGCTCGAGCTCGAGCGCGAACCTTTCGAAAAAGACGAGGATTTCCTGAGTTGGCTTGACTCCATCAAGCTGAAAGAACTGTAGCCGGCCAAGGAACGGCCGGCACGCGCGCCGGAGGTCGTAGTGGACTTCAAACAGATGTTAACCGGGTTGCTGGAGCGGGTCGAGGGAACGGTAGCCGCGTTCTTCTGCGGCACCGACGGCATCGGCGTCGAAAACATAACCATTCATCCGGACCTGGAGACGGCGGTGACCGAAGTCGAGCTCGCGACGGCGCTCAAAGTAATATCGGACGTCTCGCAAAACCTGGCGCTGGGGCGCGTGGCCGAGCTCCTGTTCGAAACC
This sequence is a window from bacterium. Protein-coding genes within it:
- a CDS encoding tetratricopeptide repeat protein translates to MARLTPREEAKLRQYEDLLRRESHALIFAPLASLYARQFDFQKAVDVLRRGLAIYPNYFSAHVLLARCYIALDNFDAAAADLESVLGADPYNVSALGLLGDEMRNRGRLAEARDHYLKILEIEPDNEEYAYKLELLNTLIEGSPFAREAEVAVEEAEAITPPTPEVIEVPPVPPEVEEVETAPVLEEAELAAAQPAEAGPAAAELEEAEAGPEEIATLTLAKIYEDQGFFVRAREVIDNVLAREPDNAAALEARDHMETLVAGEESPTGASVVRLIQKVEAVSGLLEHDELELWEEVSAGVEDALSGFEEITVAQAVAAAAGLRSFDDFTLGRDNRAAWELDMPGVAATAGEAGAEEMDVELPLSPAFDGSAGVNVAELAARAAPGIAGEDLFSIGLGETRAEGVDSVDLAGVVPARKGETGAEEFALPAGAEAAAPVEEAAEVGVGEAAGEDELAVRPERYQPRKPLELEREPFEKDEDFLSWLDSIKLKEL
- a CDS encoding response regulator, producing MAGQSGPRERVLVVEDEPNIREIINFNLENWGFEVVQANDGETALAMAEEYSPDLILLDLMLPKMDGIEVCRRLKSGFWTSRIPVIMLTAKKEIKDKVRGMEVGADDYITKPFSREELEARVKMVLSRTRSQRERNPLTSLPGQIAVQGHVERLLAERTPFTLLYLDLDNFKGYNDYYGHSRGDEVIKLLADVIVSVVAHKGAHGDYVGHIGGDDFTVVCSPEGAKEVSDDIVADFENKVTSLFAPEDLARGYFITVDRQGHTAKQPCKIHVTVAAVPNDDDQYSSYVAMVDVATELKKYGKTKKGSVVVFDRRRGA
- a CDS encoding O-antigen ligase family protein, producing MNGKNAKLKTVVEVGAATLVGAAAAYLAVGRGAVLAAVVALVAGLAIIAVAAGWPSRRPWLLPVFFWAALSVPLVKHLGPGGGIPAVNADHVVAYPVDFVILLGLAWVFLSRFKEERRTRERPAALGRALAALFKPDLISWAVAASAVATALSLYHAPRLEPTLSALVDVARLYAVYVLFRQLAAAGPRPVLVGLLAAAAAQSALCLLEFFAQNNFGLWEKPGWGAFIFTGASPEAARFLIARAGGTFEPNVTSQFLQMALPFAAVYFLTAAAKRRIPYVATFLLAAAAMFVTFSRGGWFGAAVALAVVVAGAWLKKQAVGARTGALAAMAAAGVILLIPAVAVVLARGAQGDQLSAAYRLADWRAAFAMIRDHPLLGMGKGNYLELARFYNPWTLEYPVHNVYLLSWAETGVLGLGAFVALLVGAFRAAVRAVRGNTGVDAAFGLAAFAAFTGVALRMFVSMSFVHPFVSLSFVALAAAAAAARPPSAR
- a CDS encoding alkaline phosphatase family protein, which gives rise to MARVVLIGLDGFGYDFAKRSFAAGLMPFLADRAAAGAFGAATSTIPPVSTAAWTTVTTGVGVGRHGIVDFRRREMANYGFAKPGRLINSTDVLVPRVYDLASRAGLRSFILNLPVTYPAAPVNGVLVAGVLTPPGSDRGYWPPDFRKYLAGYAYDLDEPVPAGLASLSRRLEELAASRARVAAAAFARERFDLAVVVFTGPDRLFHRFYDDAYAGAGPDDFPAAAASYFRALDAACEKVYEAFGADAALIVCSDHGFGPGPDKAFFVNRLLKKEGLLSVRADPASYAVNVLLGGIKKLFGGGRPLPVNWRRTAAYGFPMYMRWGGVALNVAGEQREGKVRPAEVAAVAEDVKRTLLAVAAPAPGLVEWVKTRDELYAGPVTADQPHLVFQVRRDAVVTEGKGPGPLVAPYRNAAKKGEHAVEAMALVVGAGVPAGESLAMKLEDIAPTAADFLGLEWRGMDGEPWGKGRPR
- a CDS encoding O-antigen ligase family protein codes for the protein MTPKNGKYRVLLGVVLAAVALDAVLVFALELHPALVATVVITVGLALVSALTGLAQRHRWLLPLLFWTALSLPIVKHLGRGEGLPAINADHLIVYPVDPVILIGLVWALVSTARGRTAPRVDIKGLVAAAAKLFKPDLMAWVILAVSGATALSIFPAIFQAPAVFALLDVARIYAVYVLFRYLAARGTKPVLVGLFVVAAGQGILCVVELFAQNNFGLWQQPGWANFSVPGLTGVWKEISVARCGGTFGPNITAQFFQVVLPFGAVLFLTARKDVPAQRAKYLILLLLMIFALSATFSRGGWLGAGTAIGVLLVIASFKRKKLGAPYWSVATLIMLGAVLLLPATAVIACRNATGDSLGTATRLEEWSAAFEMIKNHPLLGAGKGNYVGITRLSQPWALRYPVHNVYLLYWAETGLVGLLSFVALLFSSFRLAARALRKNTGGNAAFGAAALAAFTGLAVRMLVSMSFIHPLVNLTFIALAGAVAAAAANATPAEDAGAGAAASPDATP